The following nucleotide sequence is from Paenibacillus andongensis.
CGCGTATGGGGATCAGATGAGGAACACGATCTGCATGTCCATGATTGCTTAGAAATCGGCGTGCTGCTTGATCATGAGTTGGAGTATCGATTCGGCGATCGCATCTATCACGGTCAACCGGGAGACGTGTTCCTGTGTCGACCTTTCGAACCGCACTGGAGCTATGCGCATCCAGATCAACCATTCGAAGCGATCCTAGTGCTTTTTACACCATCACCAGTTTTGAAGCTTCCCGATGGCAGCCGGCTGCTAATGCCGTTTTATGCTGGACGAGGTATGTCCCCGCTCATTCCGGGGGATACGACTTACGCCAAAGCAATTGCAAAATCTGCGCGTTCCGCTGCTGAAGCACAGGAGCAAGGGCAAACGGCATGGGTTACGCGTCAGTACATGCACTTGATAAATATTTTATTACAAGTGGACGGATTCTTTAGCGATCAAATGGAGCAAGCGGCTCCAAGAGGAACGAACACGATAGCAGAATCCGTCAGATATATTCTTAGCCATTACCTGGAGGCACTTGACGGCGATGAGCTTGCCCGTCGGGCGGGTGTCGGGCGCTCGTTCTATTATCGCGAGTTTCGATCACTTACGGGCTTGTCGCCGCATGATTTTGTGAATCAGTTGCGCATTCAGTCTGCCATGGATTTACTGCGCACATCAGAGTATTCGATCATCGAAATCGCTGAAAGAAGCGGTTTTCAGTCATTGAGTTCTTTTAATAAGCAATTCAGAGCCTACGCCGGCTGCTCTCCCCGAGACTATCGAAATCGGTCTTATCTGGTGACTTAAGTATATAGAAAAAGGTCAGTCTGCTGCTGCAGACCGACCTTTCTCTTATTCACCAATCGTTCATCTAATTTTTCCTTTAATCCACTTAGGTTCCTCATTGCCGAACGAAACGTTCTGTCGAAATTGCAGTTGTAAGCTTCCTTCATTGAACGTACATACTACAGTCACGCAAAATGGCGCTTCCACGTATCTTAGCGTTAATAAGAGCGTATTCGAATCCTGCCAAGTTGCTGAACCAACTGCCACATTTTCCTGTCTCATATGCAGCGTATACGTTCCTTCAAACCATTCGTTTCTACCAAAGCAAACCGTATGTTTTCCGTTGTTATTTTGAATCGTAACGTTGGCCGAATTCTCAGTAAAATCAATCGAAAGTGTTTGAATTTGTTCCTCATTTTCTTCTAACTCGAACTCGATTCCCGAAATGCTGGTCTCCAGCGTTGAGCTTAAAAGAACTCGTGGCGGTTCCAAGCTAAGTCCTTGCAGCGCATTGGTTAGTGGCTCTGAGTCTTCCAGGTCCACTGACAGCTCTTCGGATTTCATCGCAGGCAGCAGATGCTCCCAAATTGTATCAAGAACGTCTTGCATGTTATTCACTCCGGACGTTATCGCGATGACGGCATCCTGCTCCGGGAGAACAATGCAGAACTGCCCGAAAGCTCCGTCGCCTCGATAAGCACCGTGACGGCATCTCCAGAATTGATACCCGTACCCTTGAGCCCAGTCATTGTTGGTGTTGGAGCCATTGGAAATTTGCTTCGTTGTTGCTTCTTCTACCCACGACTCAGGAATGAGCTGGTTTCCACCCCATTGACCTTTTTGTAAATATAGCTGTCCAAACTTGGCAATATCCTCCGTTTTGATCTTCATTCCCCAGCCGCCAATGTGGATACCGCGGGGGCAGCTTTCCGCTGTGGCACCTCGGATGTCCAGCGGTTCCAACAGTCGCGGCTGCAAATAGTCCAATAACGTTTGACCGGTCACCTTCTGCAAGATAGCCGAGAGCATATAGGTCGCCCCGTTGTTATACACGAAATGTGTACCTGGCTCATGTTCTACGGGAAGATTCAAGAAATTGTTGACCCAGTTATCTGATGACTGCATTTTTCCAGTCGTATCTTCTGCATGACCTGTACCCATCATGAGTAAGTGTCGGATGGCCATCGCAGCTAGATTTGGTGTCACTTCTGGCGGCATATCCTCTGGGAAAAAGGAGAGAACCCGGTCATCGAGCGAGACTCGCCCTTCTCCCACTAACAAACCGATAGCTGTTGAAGTAAAGCTTTTAGTTAAAGAAAACAGCATGTGCGGACGTTCAGGCAAATAAGGTGCCCACCATCCTTCCGAAACAACGTGCCCATGCCGGAGGAGCATGAAGCTGTGAAGCTCTAGACTGCGGTCTTGAACTTCTTTTAGAAAGCTCATAATCGAGGAAGACGCGATACCTTGACGCTCAGGCTGACTTCTTGGTAGGGATCGAATTGGACTCATTCTTGTCTCTCCTTCTACACACCAGAATATGTAAATTTACAAGACTATTATATCACTTACAATATCTACTTTTACAAATAATAGATTACAAGACTATTAGACCGTCGATTCATTCATACAATCTTGTTACACATTATGGTGTCTTAAATAAAGTCCATCCTCTTATTTGCTAATTTGAGCTGCCGGATGAACGAGTAGAATGAATAGATATTATCGGTAGATGATGTTGTAGAAAGTGCAAAAATTGCTGCCTAAATCCCGCCTTTTTCCCTACATTGTTGCATACTGTACAACAATTTCGCCCAATACAGGCGATTTTGCAACAAATGAGCTCGAAATGTTGTACAAACTGCAACTTCAAGTGGCAAAATAGCCTTTGGGCGTGTGAACTGTTGTAGGAAATACTACATACAACATTGGTAACCACGGATGCTCTGAAGCCTTTCTGTCCTAAATGGAATTTGTCCACCACACATCTTGTGTCGATATTTTAAATGAAATTTTTTGATAAAAAAATAAGCAGGATCGCCAAAAGCAAATCCTGCCTATTTGTCATCGATCTGCATATTCCTTCATTGATTATACGACATTAACCTCAACTCCGATATTCCCCTTGATTGCTTTGGAATAGGGGCAATATTGATGAGCTGCTTCAACCAATTCCTTGGCAACATCGGCTTCGACGCCATTGACGGAAACATCCAATTTGGCTGCCAATTCATAGCCGCCACTCCCATCTTTGCCTATGGAAATATTCGCGGTTACTTTCGTGCTCTCTACTTGGACTTTCTTCGTCCTAATGATTAGCTTCAATGCGCTATCGAAGCACGCGGCATAACCAGCGGCGAATAGCTGCTCCGGATTCGTTGCATGTCCGCCAGGCCCACCTAATTCCTTGGGTACTCTCAATTCTAGGTCAATGACCCCATCGCTGGAAGTGACTTTCCCCTCTCTTCCACCCTCAGCTGTTGCCGTGGCTGTATACAATTTTTCCATATCCGTTCTCTCCTTTGTATCTGTATATATTACGAAACATATTTATCTCCTACAATGAATCATTTTATACGAACTTCTAATCCTCAAAAAAGAGGCTATCCCTCGCGTAGAGTAACTCTACTTTGGAATAGCCTCTTTGCTTTTCAACAATTAACGAATTTTACAAGTATTACGGCCCAGCATTTGATTAATCGCACATTTTTGCACTATGCCTGTAATAAGGAACGGAAGTGAGAATAATCCGGTTAATTTCCAGTAACCAGGTAAGAAGTAAAATAACGACAATAGTGCAACACCCAGAATAATACGAACCGCACGATCTGTTCCGCCAACATTTTTCATATTCTATTACCTCCATAAATGTATTGTTTGTTTTATTGTGTATCTGATTACGATCTTAACAGAAGCGTTTCGATAGAACCGTAACTTTGTCACATAGCAATAAAATGAACGTTTGAAGGTAAATAAGAGAACCATTTATAGTTCAATATATTTTTTCAATTCCTGCCGTAATATATGAGAGATCTGGCCTCTAGATAACTTCAGCAGCCCTTCTTTCTCGAGCGACTTCAGTGTTCGACTTATGACTTCGCGGGCTGAACCCAGCTCAATGGATAGGGTATCATGCGTAATGGTAAGAGTATCACGTCCATCTTCGGTCATCTCAACCAGATATTCAGCTATTCGGCCGCGGATTGATTTGAAGTTGATGCTATCCAACAAGTTGGACATAATGATAATTCGTTTGGCGAACATTTTGAAAATAAACTGCCGAAAACTTTTGTAACGGTCCATCCAATCTTTAAATACGTCAACTGGAATAGCAACTACAGAGCAAAGCTTTTCGATGCAAGCAGAAGCTTCATATTCGGTCTCGCCGAGAATACTGGACATCATGAGGGGACAGCATTCCCCGCCATTAACGCGATACAAAGTGATCTCTCTTCCGCTGCTGCTGATCTTATACATTCTTACTGTTCCTTCCAGAATTAAAACAGCATGATCCAAGAACTGGCCCTCTTCGAATACAAAGCTAGGCTGTAAATCTAACATTATAATTCCCTCATTGCTCCAGTCCTGTATGGAAATATCGGATAAGCTTGGGAAGCACGTTACAATATGCGGGACTTTATCAAGCATAGCAGATGACATTGGTTGTATCATTCCTTATCAATGGTAGGTTTTAACAAGCACAGTATACCATTAACCAATCAAATGATCG
It contains:
- a CDS encoding organic hydroperoxide resistance protein, whose amino-acid sequence is MEKLYTATATAEGGREGKVTSSDGVIDLELRVPKELGGPGGHATNPEQLFAAGYAACFDSALKLIIRTKKVQVESTKVTANISIGKDGSGGYELAAKLDVSVNGVEADVAKELVEAAHQYCPYSKAIKGNIGVEVNVV
- a CDS encoding AraC family transcriptional regulator encodes the protein MYVEQLRLTRSFAFSRVWGSDEEHDLHVHDCLEIGVLLDHELEYRFGDRIYHGQPGDVFLCRPFEPHWSYAHPDQPFEAILVLFTPSPVLKLPDGSRLLMPFYAGRGMSPLIPGDTTYAKAIAKSARSAAEAQEQGQTAWVTRQYMHLINILLQVDGFFSDQMEQAAPRGTNTIAESVRYILSHYLEALDGDELARRAGVGRSFYYREFRSLTGLSPHDFVNQLRIQSAMDLLRTSEYSIIEIAERSGFQSLSSFNKQFRAYAGCSPRDYRNRSYLVT
- a CDS encoding YgaP family membrane protein, producing the protein MKNVGGTDRAVRIILGVALLSLFYFLPGYWKLTGLFSLPFLITGIVQKCAINQMLGRNTCKIR
- a CDS encoding serine hydrolase domain-containing protein; the protein is MSPIRSLPRSQPERQGIASSSIMSFLKEVQDRSLELHSFMLLRHGHVVSEGWWAPYLPERPHMLFSLTKSFTSTAIGLLVGEGRVSLDDRVLSFFPEDMPPEVTPNLAAMAIRHLLMMGTGHAEDTTGKMQSSDNWVNNFLNLPVEHEPGTHFVYNNGATYMLSAILQKVTGQTLLDYLQPRLLEPLDIRGATAESCPRGIHIGGWGMKIKTEDIAKFGQLYLQKGQWGGNQLIPESWVEEATTKQISNGSNTNNDWAQGYGYQFWRCRHGAYRGDGAFGQFCIVLPEQDAVIAITSGVNNMQDVLDTIWEHLLPAMKSEELSVDLEDSEPLTNALQGLSLEPPRVLLSSTLETSISGIEFELEENEEQIQTLSIDFTENSANVTIQNNNGKHTVCFGRNEWFEGTYTLHMRQENVAVGSATWQDSNTLLLTLRYVEAPFCVTVVCTFNEGSLQLQFRQNVSFGNEEPKWIKGKIR
- a CDS encoding Crp/Fnr family transcriptional regulator, translating into MLDLQPSFVFEEGQFLDHAVLILEGTVRMYKISSSGREITLYRVNGGECCPLMMSSILGETEYEASACIEKLCSVVAIPVDVFKDWMDRYKSFRQFIFKMFAKRIIIMSNLLDSINFKSIRGRIAEYLVEMTEDGRDTLTITHDTLSIELGSAREVISRTLKSLEKEGLLKLSRGQISHILRQELKKYIEL